A window of the Helianthus annuus cultivar XRQ/B chromosome 4, HanXRQr2.0-SUNRISE, whole genome shotgun sequence genome harbors these coding sequences:
- the LOC110934363 gene encoding VQ motif-containing protein 11: MSSDSNSPPTTTFVQADPSNFRAVVQRLTGAATTPQTCPEPPNRRSEFKLHERRQNAGKLEITLNNGFGPFGIVFPPGRQRSYNGGDTMMSSPVSTLDVYGRGSPRTPVEEEERAIAEKGFYFHPSPLSTPRGSEPELLVLFPLYSPKADSSSSS, from the coding sequence ATGTCTTCCGACTCCAATTCCCCTCCAACCACCACTTTCGTCCAAGCCGACCCATCGAACTTCCGAGCCGTCGTGCAACGGCTCACCGGGGCCGCCACCACCCCCCAAACCTGCCCCGAACCCCCTAACCGAAGATCAGAATTCAAACTACATGAACGAAGACAAAATGCGGGAAAACTCGAGATAACTCTTAACAACGGGTTCGGCCCGTTTGGGATCGTGTTCCCTCCCGGGAGACAAAGGAGCTACAACGGTGGCGACACGATGATGTCATCGCCCGTGTCCACATTGGATGTGTACGGGCGTGGGAGCCCACGGACGCCCGTGGAGGAAGAAGAGAGGGCGATTGCGGAAAAAGGGTTTTATTTCCACCCGAGCCCGCTTAGTACACCCCGAGGGTCCGAACCCGAGTTGTTGGTTTTGTTTCCGCTTTACTCGCCTAAAGCGGATTCATCATCGTCGTCTTGA